The following coding sequences lie in one Rhizobium rhododendri genomic window:
- a CDS encoding peroxiredoxin yields the protein MTELSVGANAPAFDLPRDGGGNVSLAAFQGKPVVLFFYPKDDTSGCTTESVAFTGLASEFEKAGAVVIGMSPDSVKSHDKFVKKHSLGVILAADEEKSTLEAYGVWKEKSMYGKKYMGVERTTVLIGADGRIVRIWEKVKVPGHAEEVLEAVRAL from the coding sequence ATGACAGAACTCAGTGTCGGCGCAAATGCGCCCGCTTTCGATCTTCCACGTGACGGGGGCGGAAACGTCTCCCTTGCAGCGTTTCAGGGCAAGCCTGTCGTACTGTTCTTCTACCCTAAGGACGACACGTCGGGATGCACCACCGAATCAGTGGCCTTCACTGGTCTCGCATCGGAATTCGAGAAAGCCGGTGCAGTGGTAATTGGCATGTCGCCGGATTCCGTCAAGAGCCACGACAAGTTCGTAAAGAAACATTCCCTTGGCGTCATCCTCGCTGCCGACGAGGAAAAATCCACGCTGGAAGCCTATGGCGTCTGGAAGGAAAAGAGCATGTACGGCAAGAAATACATGGGCGTCGAGCGCACCACCGTGCTGATTGGTGCAGATGGCCGAATCGTCAGGATCTGGGAGAAGGTCAAGGTGCCCGGTCACGCCGAGGAGGTCCTGGAGGCCGTCCGTGCGCTCTGA
- the purB gene encoding adenylosuccinate lyase: MIPRYSRPDMVAIWSPETKFRIWFEIEAHACDALASLGVIPKSAAETIWEKGGKATFDVDRIDEIEAVTKHDVIAFLTHLSEIVGPDARFVHQGMTSSDVLDTTFNIQLVRASDLLLADLDRLLAALKTRAFEHKDTVRIGRSHGIHAEPTTMGLTFARFYAEMVRNRARLVAARTEIATGAISGAVGTFANIDPSVEEYVCEKLGLAAEPVSTQVIPRDRHAMYFATLGVIASSIENVAIEIRHMQRTEVLEAEEFFSPGQKGSSAMPHKRNPVLTENLTGLARLVRMAVIPAMENVALWHERDISHSSVERAIGPDSTITLDFALNRLAGVIEKLVIYPENMLRNMNKFKGLVMSQRVLLALTQAGVSREDSYRLVQRNAMKVWEQGKDFLEELLADPEVRAALSEEELREKFDLGYHTKHVDTIFRRVFG, encoded by the coding sequence ATGATCCCTCGCTACTCCCGACCGGACATGGTCGCCATCTGGTCGCCCGAAACGAAGTTCCGCATCTGGTTCGAGATCGAGGCCCATGCCTGCGATGCGCTGGCAAGCCTCGGTGTCATACCGAAGTCCGCGGCCGAGACGATCTGGGAAAAAGGCGGCAAGGCAACCTTCGACGTCGACCGTATCGACGAGATCGAAGCCGTCACCAAGCACGACGTCATCGCCTTCCTGACGCATCTGTCGGAAATCGTCGGCCCGGATGCCCGCTTCGTCCACCAGGGCATGACATCCTCCGACGTCCTCGACACCACCTTCAACATCCAGCTTGTGCGCGCCAGCGACCTGCTGCTGGCCGATCTCGACCGCCTGCTCGCGGCGCTGAAGACCCGCGCCTTCGAGCATAAGGACACGGTCCGTATCGGTCGCAGCCACGGCATCCACGCCGAGCCGACCACCATGGGCCTGACCTTTGCCCGCTTCTACGCCGAGATGGTCCGCAACCGCGCCCGCCTCGTCGCCGCCCGCACAGAGATCGCAACCGGCGCTATCTCCGGCGCCGTCGGCACCTTTGCCAACATCGATCCGTCAGTCGAGGAATATGTCTGCGAGAAGCTCGGTCTTGCTGCCGAGCCGGTGTCCACACAGGTCATCCCGCGCGACCGCCATGCCATGTATTTCGCCACGCTGGGCGTGATCGCCTCCTCGATCGAAAACGTCGCCATCGAAATCCGCCACATGCAGCGCACTGAGGTCCTGGAGGCGGAGGAATTCTTCTCGCCCGGCCAGAAAGGCTCGTCGGCGATGCCGCACAAGCGCAACCCGGTGCTGACCGAAAACCTGACGGGCCTCGCCCGGCTGGTGCGCATGGCGGTTATCCCCGCCATGGAAAACGTTGCCCTCTGGCACGAGCGCGATATCAGCCATTCGAGCGTAGAGCGCGCGATTGGTCCAGACAGCACCATCACGCTCGACTTTGCACTCAACCGGCTTGCCGGCGTCATCGAAAAGCTGGTCATCTATCCCGAGAACATGCTTCGCAACATGAACAAGTTCAAGGGCCTGGTCATGAGCCAGCGCGTGCTGCTCGCCCTCACCCAGGCCGGCGTTTCGCGCGAGGATTCCTATCGCCTCGTCCAGCGCAATGCCATGAAGGTCTGGGAACAGGGCAAGGACTTCCTCGAAGAACTGCTTGCCGACCCCGAAGTCCGCGCCGCGCTTTCCGAAGAAGAATTGCGCGAGAAATTCGACCTCGGCTACCACACCAAGCATGTCGACACAATCTTCCGCCGCGTTTTCGGCTGA
- a CDS encoding NUDIX domain-containing protein: MTAPGTDFPGLGTGLAILRDGKLLLYKRMKAPEAGFWNIVGGKIDLMEASASAAKREAGEECGLQIGQIDLLCTTEQIIEADRQHWVSLIYVCTDFAGEPSLMEPDKLSEFGWFSRNALPSPLSAFTRAAIDHLDTDLFP; encoded by the coding sequence ATGACTGCACCGGGCACCGATTTTCCGGGGCTGGGCACCGGGCTTGCCATCCTTCGTGACGGCAAGCTTCTGCTCTATAAGCGGATGAAGGCGCCCGAAGCCGGATTTTGGAACATCGTCGGCGGCAAGATCGACCTGATGGAAGCCTCCGCCTCTGCTGCCAAACGCGAGGCAGGGGAAGAGTGTGGTCTCCAGATTGGACAGATCGATCTGCTCTGCACGACGGAGCAGATCATCGAGGCGGACCGCCAGCACTGGGTGTCCCTGATTTACGTCTGCACGGATTTTGCCGGCGAGCCATCGCTGATGGAGCCGGACAAATTATCCGAATTCGGATGGTTCAGCCGCAACGCGCTGCCAAGCCCGCTTTCTGCCTTTACCAGGGCTGCCATCGACCACCTAGACACCGATCTCTTTCCCTGA
- a CDS encoding M23 family metallopeptidase, protein MGNGQQNRIFGGARQQHVIILASGDKVRHMTLRPWMMASAIGCAAILVIGYLLATSYLVLRDDLIGATMARQARMQYDYEDRIAALRAQVDRVTSRQLLDQQVVEQKVDKLMQQQMSLSSRHGKLDALLDRAESSGVIDKQPPAPGADHAELTARQKALELANAGSPAEVTPDNSTLAYLPAKETVADHADRVFSKVTLSLKKIEQDQLKRIKRLTDGADDTADNIQSIIKTVGVTVPASPAAIDDDGGVGGPFLPPENVDPFDQSLANLDTALTRLEAARGTVEQLPFRNPAQGKLITSPFGNRKDPFFGKLALHPGVDFHFDPGEAIKATAPGKVVSAGWAGGYGNMVEIDHGDGISTRYGHMAAITVQAGDTVKAGEQLGLAGSTGRSTGTHLHYEVREDGRPVDPMYFVNAGIKLASYIN, encoded by the coding sequence GTGGGAAACGGACAGCAGAACAGGATTTTTGGCGGCGCCCGGCAGCAGCATGTCATCATCCTCGCCAGCGGCGACAAGGTCCGGCACATGACGCTGCGCCCCTGGATGATGGCATCCGCCATCGGATGCGCTGCAATCCTCGTCATCGGCTATCTGCTGGCAACCTCCTATCTCGTCCTGCGTGACGATCTGATCGGCGCCACCATGGCCCGCCAGGCGCGCATGCAATATGATTACGAAGACCGAATTGCCGCATTGAGGGCGCAGGTCGACCGCGTCACCTCGCGCCAGTTGCTCGACCAGCAGGTAGTCGAGCAGAAGGTCGACAAGCTGATGCAGCAGCAGATGTCGCTCTCGTCGCGTCACGGCAAGCTCGATGCATTGCTGGACCGGGCCGAAAGCTCGGGCGTCATCGACAAGCAGCCACCGGCCCCCGGTGCAGATCATGCCGAATTGACCGCCCGACAAAAGGCCCTCGAACTGGCCAACGCCGGTAGCCCTGCGGAAGTCACCCCCGACAACTCGACGCTCGCCTACCTGCCCGCCAAGGAAACCGTCGCCGACCATGCCGACCGGGTGTTCTCCAAGGTCACCCTGTCGCTGAAGAAGATCGAGCAGGACCAGCTGAAGCGCATCAAGCGGCTGACCGATGGCGCCGACGACACAGCCGATAACATCCAGTCGATCATCAAGACGGTGGGCGTCACAGTTCCGGCGTCCCCCGCCGCGATCGATGACGATGGAGGCGTCGGGGGCCCTTTCCTGCCGCCGGAGAATGTCGACCCGTTCGACCAGTCGCTGGCAAATCTCGATACGGCGCTGACGCGGCTTGAAGCAGCGCGCGGAACGGTCGAACAGCTGCCCTTCCGCAACCCCGCACAGGGCAAGCTGATCACCAGCCCGTTCGGCAACCGCAAGGACCCCTTCTTCGGCAAGCTGGCGCTGCATCCCGGCGTGGATTTCCATTTCGATCCCGGCGAGGCCATCAAGGCAACGGCGCCGGGCAAGGTCGTTTCGGCAGGCTGGGCCGGCGGCTATGGCAACATGGTGGAAATAGACCACGGCGATGGCATCTCGACACGCTACGGTCATATGGCAGCCATCACCGTCCAGGCCGGCGATACGGTCAAGGCCGGCGAGCAACTCGGCCTTGCCGGCAGCACGGGACGGTCGACCGGAACCCATCTCCACTACGAAGTCCGCGAGGACGGACGTCCCGTTGACCCGATGTACTTCGTCAATGCAGGCATCAAGCTTGCCAGCTATATCAATTAG
- a CDS encoding ferritin-like domain-containing protein, protein MRSERDADAVTVSDVQAAAIVSLRGGAIAAIGACDVERKAELAQETARRWFARVLSLRSPLDPVLPDRPGRPAKPELIPPKNMEKRSLHSVKGRIALLHAIAHIELNAVDLALDIVARFATEKVPNSFFDGWMQVAFEEAKHFRLVRQRLQQLGADYGDLPAHDGLWQAAHATRTDLTARLAVVPLILEARGLDVTPALQTKMRETGDFESAAVLDVIYEDEKGHVAVGAKWFRFLCAREKRDPVATFQALVRSNFRGPLKAPFNDIARAEAGLTPSFYRSLTSTNRS, encoded by the coding sequence GTGCGCTCTGAGCGCGACGCGGACGCCGTGACAGTCTCCGATGTGCAAGCCGCCGCCATCGTCTCGCTTCGCGGCGGGGCGATCGCGGCCATCGGTGCGTGCGATGTCGAGCGCAAAGCCGAGCTTGCGCAGGAGACCGCCAGACGCTGGTTCGCCCGCGTCCTGTCGCTGCGCTCGCCGCTCGACCCTGTCCTGCCGGATCGCCCGGGACGCCCGGCAAAGCCGGAACTGATCCCGCCGAAGAATATGGAAAAGCGGTCCCTTCACAGTGTAAAGGGCCGCATTGCGCTTCTCCACGCCATCGCTCATATCGAATTGAATGCCGTTGACCTCGCGCTCGACATCGTCGCCCGCTTTGCGACCGAAAAGGTCCCGAACTCGTTTTTCGATGGCTGGATGCAGGTTGCGTTCGAGGAGGCGAAGCATTTCCGGCTGGTGCGTCAGAGATTGCAGCAGCTTGGCGCCGACTACGGCGACCTGCCCGCCCATGACGGCCTGTGGCAGGCAGCCCACGCCACCCGGACCGACCTGACGGCGCGCCTGGCCGTCGTACCGCTCATTCTTGAGGCACGCGGCCTCGACGTGACGCCGGCGCTGCAGACCAAGATGCGCGAAACCGGAGACTTCGAAAGCGCCGCCGTCCTCGATGTCATCTACGAGGATGAAAAGGGCCACGTCGCGGTTGGCGCCAAGTGGTTCAGATTTCTCTGCGCCCGCGAGAAACGCGATCCGGTCGCAACGTTCCAGGCGCTCGTCCGCAGCAATTTCAGGGGTCCTCTGAAGGCGCCCTTCAATGATATTGCACGTGCCGAGGCCGGCTTGACGCCGTCCTTCTACCGCTCGCTGACCTCCACCAACCGCAGTTGA
- a CDS encoding TfoX/Sxy family protein gives MDNLDIEEMFAALGPVTIKRMFGGKGVYHQGRIIALDFRDEMLLKADDVSSPAFESAGARRWSYEGKKGKPVFMPYWSIPEDAFDDPDVMAKWVRLAYEAALRTEK, from the coding sequence TTGGACAATCTTGATATCGAGGAAATGTTTGCGGCACTCGGGCCGGTGACAATCAAGCGGATGTTCGGCGGCAAGGGCGTCTATCATCAGGGCCGGATCATCGCCCTGGATTTTCGCGACGAGATGCTGCTGAAGGCCGACGATGTCAGTTCGCCCGCTTTCGAATCGGCCGGCGCCAGGCGCTGGTCGTACGAGGGGAAGAAGGGCAAGCCGGTGTTCATGCCGTATTGGTCGATCCCGGAGGATGCGTTCGACGATCCCGATGTCATGGCAAAATGGGTGCGGCTTGCATACGAGGCGGCGCTGCGGACGGAGAAGTAA
- a CDS encoding XdhC family protein, whose translation MSILAGTDVLDTAERWAASGTAVALATVTETWSSAPLPVGTQMVVSADGATEGTLSNGCIESDVVAAALEVIATGAGRLMDFRVTDEVARAVGLSCGGRIEVYIEKVG comes from the coding sequence ATGTCGATACTTGCAGGAACGGATGTCCTCGATACAGCCGAAAGATGGGCTGCTTCCGGCACGGCAGTGGCACTGGCGACGGTGACCGAGACATGGAGTTCGGCGCCGCTGCCGGTGGGAACACAGATGGTGGTCTCCGCGGACGGTGCCACAGAGGGTACGCTCTCGAACGGTTGCATCGAGAGCGACGTGGTTGCTGCAGCGCTCGAGGTCATCGCGACCGGCGCCGGGAGGCTCATGGATTTCCGGGTGACCGACGAGGTGGCCCGCGCTGTCGGCCTCTCCTGCGGTGGCAGGATCGAGGTCTACATCGAGAAGGTAGGCTGA
- a CDS encoding flavin reductase, whose product MSRYAGHVQLVATVHEGVRRGVTITAACSVSDNPATVLVCLNSGNAKNDIFLASGIFSLNALGAHHQVLADAFSGKTQLSTDERFAMGGFDTLATGAPVLVDALAAFDCKVVDVTRGTTHNVIFGEVVAVRFSERRPALLYMHRDYHAVGR is encoded by the coding sequence ATGAGCCGCTACGCCGGCCACGTGCAGCTGGTTGCGACCGTGCATGAGGGTGTCCGTCGCGGCGTGACGATCACGGCGGCCTGCTCGGTCTCCGACAATCCAGCGACGGTGCTCGTCTGCCTCAACAGCGGCAATGCCAAGAACGACATCTTCCTCGCGAGCGGCATCTTTTCGCTGAACGCACTCGGCGCCCATCATCAGGTGCTGGCCGATGCCTTCTCCGGCAAGACGCAGCTGTCCACCGACGAGCGCTTTGCCATGGGCGGTTTCGACACGCTGGCGACCGGCGCGCCCGTTCTGGTCGACGCCCTCGCTGCCTTCGATTGCAAGGTTGTCGATGTGACGCGCGGCACGACCCACAACGTCATCTTCGGGGAAGTGGTGGCTGTGCGTTTCAGTGAGCGACGCCCGGCTCTGCTCTACATGCACCGCGACTACCACGCCGTTGGCCGATAG
- a CDS encoding nucleotidyltransferase family protein has product MASPVPILGWGGSLMPEKIARYSVAIVVLAAGKASRMGGPHKLLATFDGIPLVTVMVERACATGAPVFVVTGHRHLEITAALAGLDIENVYNPDFESGMASSLVAGFGAVSASGSVGVLVMLADMPGVETSDLMALIQAFQAAGGEAIVRAVSDGERGNPVILPISLRSAVMALRGDVGARGIIDGCGLPVVDVEIGRAAHLDVDTPDAVLAAGGTLKE; this is encoded by the coding sequence ATGGCGTCGCCGGTCCCCATCCTCGGCTGGGGAGGCAGCCTGATGCCGGAAAAGATCGCACGCTATTCCGTTGCAATCGTGGTGCTGGCAGCCGGTAAAGCCAGCCGCATGGGTGGTCCGCACAAGCTGCTGGCAACATTCGATGGCATCCCGCTGGTGACGGTCATGGTAGAACGGGCTTGCGCAACGGGCGCGCCGGTCTTCGTTGTCACCGGGCACAGACATCTAGAAATAACGGCCGCACTGGCGGGGCTCGATATCGAAAACGTCTATAATCCGGATTTCGAAAGCGGTATGGCCAGCTCTCTCGTCGCTGGTTTCGGCGCCGTGTCGGCGTCGGGGAGCGTTGGCGTGCTGGTGATGCTGGCCGACATGCCCGGCGTCGAAACCTCCGATCTCATGGCGCTGATCCAGGCGTTTCAAGCGGCCGGCGGCGAGGCTATCGTCCGCGCGGTCTCGGATGGAGAGCGTGGCAACCCGGTGATCCTGCCGATTTCGCTGCGCTCAGCCGTGATGGCACTGAGGGGCGATGTGGGTGCGCGCGGTATAATCGATGGGTGCGGCCTGCCGGTTGTCGATGTCGAGATCGGTCGTGCTGCGCATCTCGATGTCGATACGCCCGATGCCGTCCTTGCAGCCGGTGGCACTCTGAAGGAGTAA
- a CDS encoding XdhC family protein, with the protein METLSQLCSLRRDRHAAVVVTDLVDGTERLVVEGEGIDGALGDAVTSAFRSGRSSKIALDGSQLFLNIHVPEPRIVVIGAVRISRALASMASVAGFDLTIIDPRIGFSSADGFESAQLIVGWPREKLVVDRHTAVVAVAHEPDIDDYAIGAGLQAGCFYVGALGSRRSHAARLLRLQAEGFGDPDLSRIHAPIGLDIGAVTPAEIAVAILAEIIQSWRRRSPSSAGEAA; encoded by the coding sequence ATGGAAACGCTTAGCCAGCTATGTTCTTTGCGTCGTGACCGGCATGCCGCTGTTGTCGTCACCGATCTCGTGGATGGGACGGAGCGGCTTGTGGTCGAAGGCGAAGGGATCGACGGCGCTCTTGGCGATGCGGTCACATCTGCATTCCGGAGCGGCAGATCGTCGAAGATTGCACTCGACGGAAGCCAGCTTTTCCTCAACATCCATGTGCCAGAACCTAGAATCGTCGTCATCGGCGCGGTGCGGATAAGTCGAGCACTGGCGTCGATGGCGAGTGTGGCGGGATTCGATCTCACGATCATCGATCCCCGGATCGGCTTTTCGTCTGCCGATGGCTTCGAGTCGGCGCAGCTTATCGTCGGCTGGCCAAGGGAAAAGCTGGTGGTGGATCGCCACACCGCTGTGGTGGCGGTGGCGCATGAGCCTGATATCGACGACTACGCCATCGGCGCTGGGCTGCAAGCCGGGTGCTTCTATGTCGGTGCGCTGGGCAGTCGACGGAGCCATGCCGCGCGCCTGCTGCGTTTGCAGGCGGAGGGGTTTGGCGATCCGGACCTTTCGAGGATACATGCGCCAATCGGGCTCGACATAGGGGCCGTGACCCCCGCCGAAATTGCCGTCGCCATTCTGGCGGAGATTATCCAGTCATGGCGTCGCCGGTCCCCATCCTCGGCTGGGGAGGCAGCCTGA
- a CDS encoding ABC transporter substrate-binding protein yields the protein MNRLRRSLLALALLSAAESSHAAGVSIGVVAPQNGTFASLGAQMIAGAKFQAQAANDALTTVDEPCTENSGQVIADALIKAKVQIAIGFLCSDSLEGALPRLKDAGIPAITVSVRSHILMEDALKNGWPFFRLAPADSAEAKRIIGVILQNWASQPLALVDDGTIHGRELVDAVRTGLDENGLKPVFNDTLRPGQDQQISLGRRLKKAGATALLVGGDRSDVAIIARDAAADKDALQIMGGDAMRAADQPIPLADGVLAVTIPDYASLPPAAQAAKALRDAGVEPEGYVLPTAAAALIADQAVTAALADKTPVAAKLVGTTWQTPVGPVAFGNDHELTENPYRLLEWRDHRFQPPVSPGN from the coding sequence ATGAACAGGCTGCGTCGATCCCTGCTCGCCCTGGCGCTGCTGTCTGCGGCGGAAAGCAGCCATGCGGCCGGCGTTTCCATCGGCGTGGTCGCGCCCCAGAACGGCACCTTCGCATCGCTCGGCGCCCAGATGATTGCCGGCGCAAAATTCCAGGCACAGGCCGCCAACGACGCCCTGACGACAGTTGACGAACCCTGCACCGAAAACAGCGGCCAGGTCATCGCCGACGCCCTGATCAAGGCCAAGGTGCAAATCGCCATCGGCTTCCTCTGCAGCGATTCGCTGGAAGGTGCGCTTCCGCGCTTGAAAGATGCCGGCATCCCGGCCATCACCGTGTCCGTGCGCTCGCATATCCTGATGGAAGATGCGTTGAAGAACGGCTGGCCGTTTTTCCGTCTCGCCCCGGCAGACAGCGCCGAGGCAAAGCGGATAATCGGCGTCATCCTGCAGAACTGGGCCTCGCAGCCGCTGGCGCTGGTCGATGACGGCACCATCCATGGCCGGGAACTCGTCGATGCCGTGCGCACCGGCCTTGACGAAAACGGCCTGAAACCGGTCTTCAACGACACGCTTCGTCCCGGTCAGGATCAGCAGATCAGCCTCGGCAGGCGCCTGAAAAAGGCTGGCGCCACAGCCCTGCTTGTCGGCGGAGACCGCAGTGACGTCGCAATCATCGCCCGCGATGCGGCAGCGGACAAGGATGCCCTGCAGATCATGGGAGGCGATGCGATGCGGGCTGCCGACCAGCCCATTCCGCTTGCCGACGGCGTGCTTGCCGTGACCATACCGGACTATGCCAGCCTTCCCCCGGCCGCACAGGCTGCCAAAGCCTTGCGCGACGCCGGTGTCGAGCCGGAAGGCTACGTCCTGCCGACGGCGGCGGCTGCCCTGATCGCCGACCAGGCCGTCACCGCAGCGCTGGCGGACAAGACCCCAGTCGCCGCGAAGCTCGTGGGAACGACATGGCAGACACCGGTCGGCCCCGTCGCCTTCGGCAACGATCACGAATTGACCGAGAACCCCTATCGCCTGCTGGAATGGCGCGACCATCGCTTCCAGCCGCCGGTCTCGCCCGGCAACTAG
- the rpe gene encoding ribulose-phosphate 3-epimerase: protein MPLPIRIAPSILAADFSKLGQEVRDVTAAGADWIHLDIMDGHFVPNISFGADVIKSLRSFTDATFDCHLMIEPVDFYLEAFAKAGCDRITVHAEAGPHLHRSLQTIRNLGKKAGVTLNPATPLSVLENVLDDVDLILIMSVNPGFGGQKFIPAMADKILKARQMIGDRPIELEVDGGVTVETASMITAAGANVLVAGSAIFKGGSAEAYRKTVGDLRAAAEQGRVGAA, encoded by the coding sequence ATGCCGTTGCCGATCCGAATTGCCCCTTCCATTCTCGCCGCCGACTTCTCCAAGCTGGGCCAGGAAGTCCGTGACGTGACCGCGGCAGGCGCCGACTGGATCCACCTCGACATCATGGACGGACACTTCGTGCCCAACATTTCGTTCGGCGCCGATGTCATCAAGTCCCTGCGCAGTTTTACCGATGCCACTTTCGACTGCCATCTGATGATCGAGCCCGTCGATTTCTACCTGGAAGCCTTTGCCAAGGCCGGTTGCGACCGCATCACCGTGCATGCCGAGGCTGGCCCGCATCTGCATCGCTCGCTGCAGACCATCCGCAATCTCGGCAAGAAGGCCGGCGTCACACTCAATCCGGCGACCCCATTGTCTGTGCTGGAAAACGTGCTCGACGATGTCGACCTGATCCTCATCATGTCGGTCAACCCAGGCTTTGGCGGGCAGAAGTTCATCCCCGCAATGGCCGACAAGATCCTCAAGGCCCGGCAGATGATCGGCGACCGACCGATCGAGCTCGAGGTCGATGGTGGCGTGACCGTGGAAACCGCATCGATGATCACCGCAGCCGGTGCGAATGTGCTGGTCGCAGGGTCGGCAATCTTCAAGGGCGGCTCGGCTGAAGCCTATCGCAAGACGGTCGGCGATCTGCGTGCCGCTGCTGAGCAGGGCCGCGTTGGCGCGGCGTGA
- a CDS encoding DEAD/DEAH box helicase, whose protein sequence is MTTFADLGLSQKVLSAVTDAGYTIPTPIQAGAIPFALQRRDICGIAQTGTGKTASFVLPMLTMLEKGRARARMPRTLILEPTRELAAQVAENFEKYGKNHKLNVALLIGGVSFEEQNKKLERGADVLICTPGRLLDHCERGKLLMSAVEILVIDEADRMLDMGFIPDIERIVKMIPFTRQTLFFSATMPPEIQKLADRFLQNPERIEVSLPSSTAKTVTQRFVASHGKDYEKRATLRDLINAQTDLKNAIIFCNRKVDVADLFRSLERHGFSVGALHGDMDQRSRTTMLQNFRDGQIQLLVASDVAARGLDLPDVGHVFNFDVPIHSEDYVHRIGRTGRAGRSGAAFTLVTKRDTKYIDAIEKLIDQKIEWLNGDLNALPPADESQETERPRRGSSRDKDKERGRGRGRSAPSHPVHKADIDVVDTVVQPVEVAPVPKAEVVKNERKIETNKPQNNNSRNNPGRPYPANDDNRERRARYHRDQDDGPTPLGFGDDIPAFMLIVTAAKV, encoded by the coding sequence TTGACCACATTTGCTGACCTTGGCCTGAGCCAAAAAGTCCTATCCGCTGTCACCGACGCGGGCTACACCATCCCTACTCCGATCCAGGCCGGCGCCATCCCGTTTGCGCTGCAGCGCCGCGATATCTGCGGCATTGCGCAGACCGGAACAGGCAAGACCGCCTCGTTCGTGCTACCGATGCTGACCATGCTCGAAAAGGGTCGGGCCCGGGCGCGCATGCCGCGCACGCTGATCCTCGAGCCGACGCGCGAACTGGCAGCCCAGGTGGCTGAGAACTTTGAAAAATACGGCAAGAACCACAAGCTGAATGTCGCGCTGCTGATCGGCGGCGTGTCGTTCGAAGAGCAGAACAAGAAGCTCGAGCGCGGCGCCGACGTGCTGATCTGCACGCCTGGACGCCTGCTCGACCATTGCGAACGCGGCAAGCTGCTGATGTCAGCCGTCGAGATCCTGGTCATCGACGAAGCCGATCGCATGCTCGACATGGGCTTCATCCCGGACATCGAGCGCATCGTCAAGATGATCCCGTTCACCCGCCAGACGCTGTTCTTCTCGGCCACAATGCCGCCGGAAATCCAGAAGCTGGCCGACCGCTTCCTCCAGAACCCGGAACGCATCGAAGTATCGCTGCCGTCCTCGACGGCAAAGACCGTGACGCAGCGTTTCGTTGCCTCGCACGGCAAGGATTACGAAAAGCGCGCGACACTGCGCGACCTCATCAACGCCCAGACGGATCTCAAGAACGCGATCATCTTCTGCAACCGCAAGGTCGATGTTGCCGATCTCTTCCGCTCGCTCGAGCGCCACGGCTTTTCAGTCGGCGCGCTGCACGGCGACATGGACCAGCGCTCGCGCACGACGATGCTGCAGAATTTCCGCGATGGCCAAATCCAACTGCTGGTGGCATCCGACGTTGCCGCACGCGGCCTCGATCTGCCCGATGTCGGCCACGTCTTCAATTTCGACGTTCCGATCCATTCGGAAGACTATGTCCACCGCATCGGCCGCACGGGACGTGCCGGTCGCTCGGGCGCAGCATTCACGCTGGTGACCAAGCGTGATACGAAGTATATCGATGCCATCGAGAAGCTGATCGATCAGAAGATCGAATGGCTTAACGGCGACCTGAACGCTCTCCCGCCGGCAGATGAAAGCCAGGAAACCGAACGTCCGCGCCGTGGCAGCAGCCGCGACAAAGACAAGGAACGCGGTCGCGGCAGAGGTCGTTCTGCACCGAGCCATCCCGTTCACAAAGCTGATATCGACGTGGTTGATACTGTCGTTCAACCCGTCGAAGTTGCACCCGTACCAAAGGCCGAAGTTGTGAAGAACGAGCGCAAGATCGAGACTAACAAGCCGCAGAACAATAATTCTCGCAACAATCCCGGCCGCCCTTACCCGGCAAACGATGACAATCGCGAACGTCGTGCCCGCTATCATCGCGACCAGGACGACGGCCCGACACCGCTGGGTTTCGGAGACGACATCCCTGCTTTCATGCTGATCGTCACTGCCGCCAAGGTCTGA